From the genome of Psychroserpens ponticola, one region includes:
- a CDS encoding arginine decarboxylase — protein MNTKYIDLVNQTFDFPQPEFKLENKTLEFHDVNLMQLVEQYGAPLKFTYLPQISNNINRAKQWFADAIKKNNYKGKYNYCYCTKSSHFKHVLDEALKNDIHIETSSAFDIDIVERLKAEGKITDQTFVISNGFKRAQYVTNIARLINNGHKNAIPIIDNYEEIDLLSAEVKGKFNVGIRIASEEDPKFEFYTSRLGIGYKNIVPFYKNQIQNNEKVELKMLHFFINTGIRDNAYYWNELAKCLKVYTSLKKICPSLDSLNIGGGFPIKNSLVFDFDYTYMVDEIVNQIKLVCEEEDVDVPNIFTEFGSFTVGESGGAIYEILYQKQQNDREKWNMINSSFITTLPDTWAINKRFIMLPINRWNDSYERVLLGGLTCDSDDYYNSEQHINAIYLPKYNKEKPLYIGFFNTGAYQETIGGFGGLQHCLIPSPKHILIDKNAEGNITTTLFSEQQKSEDLLKILGYNQATQPNSDSTKEASELTEILNN, from the coding sequence ATGAATACAAAATATATAGACTTGGTGAATCAAACTTTTGATTTTCCACAACCAGAATTTAAACTTGAGAATAAAACTTTAGAATTTCATGATGTCAATCTAATGCAATTGGTTGAACAATATGGAGCACCTCTAAAATTCACTTATTTACCTCAGATTTCAAACAATATCAATCGTGCTAAGCAATGGTTTGCAGATGCTATAAAAAAGAATAATTATAAAGGAAAATATAATTATTGCTATTGTACAAAAAGCTCTCATTTTAAGCATGTTTTAGATGAGGCTTTAAAAAATGATATTCATATTGAAACGTCTTCGGCATTTGATATAGATATTGTAGAACGTTTAAAAGCTGAAGGTAAAATCACTGACCAAACGTTTGTAATTAGTAACGGATTTAAACGTGCTCAGTATGTGACTAATATTGCGAGATTAATTAATAATGGACATAAAAATGCGATTCCTATAATAGATAACTATGAGGAAATTGACTTGCTTTCTGCCGAAGTTAAAGGGAAATTTAATGTTGGAATTCGTATTGCTTCCGAAGAAGACCCAAAATTTGAATTCTATACATCTCGATTAGGAATTGGATACAAGAATATTGTTCCGTTTTATAAGAATCAAATTCAAAACAATGAAAAGGTAGAGCTTAAAATGCTTCACTTTTTTATAAATACGGGTATTCGTGATAATGCCTATTACTGGAACGAATTAGCTAAATGTTTGAAAGTTTACACTAGCTTGAAGAAAATTTGTCCATCATTAGATAGTTTAAATATTGGAGGTGGATTTCCAATTAAGAATTCACTGGTTTTCGATTTTGATTACACTTATATGGTAGATGAAATTGTGAACCAAATTAAATTGGTTTGTGAAGAAGAAGACGTAGATGTGCCAAATATATTTACCGAGTTTGGAAGTTTTACTGTAGGTGAAAGTGGAGGAGCAATCTATGAAATATTATACCAAAAGCAACAAAACGATCGTGAAAAATGGAACATGATTAATTCCTCATTTATCACAACATTACCAGATACTTGGGCAATTAATAAACGTTTCATTATGTTGCCAATTAACCGTTGGAATGATAGTTATGAACGTGTGCTTTTAGGTGGATTAACTTGTGATAGTGACGATTATTATAATAGTGAACAACATATAAATGCCATTTATCTTCCTAAGTATAATAAAGAAAAACCATTGTACATAGGCTTTTTTAATACAGGAGCTTACCAAGAAACTATTGGAGGATTCGGTGGTTTGCAACACTGTTTAATTCCTTCGCCAAAGCATATTTTAATTGATAAAAATGCTGAAGGAAATATCACTACAACACTATTTAGTGAGCAACAAAAAAGTGAAGACTTACTTAAAATTTTAGGGTACAACCAAGCAACACAACCTAATTCTGATAGCACAAAAGAAGCGTCAGAATTAACTGAAATACTCAATAACTAA
- a CDS encoding carboxypeptidase-like regulatory domain-containing protein, with amino-acid sequence MKTHVILTQKRENIISYRMIQHLLVGIFMIASVAFSSIYAQATSNAEISVKGMVSDEYGPLTGVNIALLGSNDGAITDTDGTFIFPKSLQPNDILVFSYLGYETRRIKIKADTNFLNIKMVSEAIDIVGALAVDKPYKSKRLF; translated from the coding sequence ATGAAAACACACGTAATTCTTACACAAAAACGAGAAAACATAATAAGTTATAGAATGATTCAGCACCTATTAGTTGGAATCTTTATGATTGCATCTGTAGCTTTCAGTTCAATATATGCACAAGCAACATCAAATGCAGAAATTAGTGTAAAAGGAATGGTTAGCGATGAATATGGACCATTAACAGGTGTAAATATTGCTCTTCTTGGAAGCAATGATGGAGCTATTACAGATACTGATGGTACTTTTATTTTCCCAAAATCGCTTCAACCAAATGACATTTTAGTCTTTAGCTACCTAGGTTATGAAACACGTAGAATTAAAATTAAAGCAGATACTAACTTTTTAAACATTAAAATGGTCTCTGAAGCCATTGATATTGTTGGTGCCTTAGCTGTTGACAAACCATATAAATCAAAACGGTTGTTTTAA
- a CDS encoding transglutaminase domain-containing protein, with translation MKTLGLLFSIFIALQANAQLSDFDHIDFKKADSIALVYKGDDLKNLPELSHNLTSNLDSDVERFRAIYIWVCTNVANDYGLYLKNKKKREKFEDDSLKLEAWNESFKKKLFSKLRKRKKTICSGYAYLVSELSRLANINCRMVNGFGRTSTTSIDNFNAPNHSWNAVKLDNKWYLSDPTWASGIVHPFNYGFKFNYNNGLFLTSPEFFALTHYPIESKWMFLDNEIPTFQSFLENPILYGKAYKHLSAHLTPNTLNNTIQKNETITFKYELIEPIDKEQISFIIDNGYNTITTKPKSVVIDDLSLTLEYQFNKTGYYDTHFLIGENLIVTYTFKVED, from the coding sequence ATGAAAACATTAGGACTTTTATTTAGTATCTTTATTGCTTTACAAGCTAATGCTCAATTGTCTGATTTTGATCATATCGATTTCAAAAAAGCTGATAGCATTGCCTTGGTATACAAAGGCGATGATCTCAAAAATCTACCAGAATTATCACATAATCTAACGTCTAATTTAGATTCAGATGTTGAACGTTTTAGAGCAATTTACATTTGGGTTTGTACAAATGTAGCTAATGATTACGGATTGTATTTAAAGAATAAAAAAAAGCGTGAAAAGTTTGAAGACGATAGTCTTAAACTTGAAGCTTGGAATGAAAGTTTCAAAAAGAAATTATTTAGCAAACTTAGAAAGCGAAAAAAAACGATTTGCTCTGGCTATGCCTATTTAGTTAGCGAACTTTCAAGATTAGCAAATATTAATTGTAGAATGGTTAATGGTTTTGGAAGAACAAGTACAACTTCGATTGATAACTTTAATGCCCCAAACCACTCTTGGAATGCTGTAAAACTAGATAATAAATGGTATTTGAGCGATCCAACTTGGGCAAGTGGAATTGTACATCCTTTTAATTATGGATTTAAATTTAATTATAACAACGGACTCTTTCTTACAAGTCCAGAATTTTTTGCGCTTACACACTATCCTATTGAATCAAAATGGATGTTTTTAGATAATGAAATACCTACGTTTCAATCCTTTTTAGAAAACCCTATTTTGTATGGAAAAGCTTATAAACATTTATCAGCGCATCTAACACCAAATACATTAAACAATACGATTCAAAAAAACGAAACGATAACGTTTAAGTATGAACTCATAGAACCTATTGACAAAGAACAGATTTCGTTTATTATTGATAATGGATATAATACAATTACTACGAAACCAAAATCTGTAGTTATCGATGATTTATCTTTGACTTTAGAATACCAATTTAACAAAACTGGCTATTATGATACCCATTTTTTAATAGGAGAAAATTTGATAGTAACTTACACTTTTAAAGTTGAAGATTAA
- a CDS encoding pseudouridine synthase → MSRNQGTSGKGKPSGRGPSKPTNKKSSRGRDNAKSNSFSRGNAPIKKNQLPSKSSKSSNPDEMRLNKYISNSGICSRRDADMHISVGSVTVNGKVITEMGYKVKLDDEVKFDGARINPEKKTYVLLNKPKGFATTTSESKGKTVMDLVANATSARIKPIGRLGRNSTGLLLFTNDDVIVKKFTNSKNGVERLFEIELDKNLKFEDLKKIQEGIKIEGKLVPVEEISYIEDAPKSKVGLKIKNTGNTILHTIFDYLKYDIVRVDCVSIGHLTKKDLPRGHWKHLTEQELNTLKML, encoded by the coding sequence ATGAGCAGAAACCAAGGCACAAGCGGAAAAGGGAAACCTTCAGGAAGAGGACCAAGTAAACCTACCAATAAAAAATCGAGTAGAGGACGCGATAATGCTAAAAGTAATAGCTTTTCTAGAGGGAATGCTCCAATTAAGAAAAATCAGTTGCCTTCAAAATCTTCTAAGTCGTCAAACCCTGATGAGATGCGTTTAAATAAATACATTTCCAATTCAGGAATTTGCTCAAGACGTGATGCAGATATGCATATTTCAGTCGGAAGTGTCACTGTTAATGGTAAAGTTATAACCGAAATGGGTTATAAGGTTAAATTGGATGATGAAGTGAAATTTGATGGTGCTCGTATCAATCCTGAAAAGAAAACCTACGTATTGTTGAATAAGCCTAAAGGATTTGCAACAACTACAAGTGAAAGTAAAGGGAAAACGGTTATGGATTTGGTTGCTAATGCTACGTCTGCACGTATAAAACCAATTGGTCGTTTAGGACGAAATTCTACAGGATTATTATTGTTTACAAATGATGATGTGATTGTTAAAAAATTCACGAATTCTAAAAATGGTGTGGAACGCTTATTCGAAATAGAATTAGATAAGAATTTAAAATTTGAGGATCTAAAAAAGATTCAAGAAGGTATTAAAATTGAAGGTAAACTAGTCCCAGTTGAAGAAATTAGTTATATCGAAGATGCACCAAAATCAAAAGTTGGACTTAAGATTAAAAATACAGGAAATACTATTCTACATACTATTTTTGATTATTTGAAATATGATATTGTTCGAGTAGATTGCGTTTCAATTGGTCATCTTACCAAAAAAGATTTACCACGTGGTCATTGGAAACATTTAACAGAACAAGAGTTGAATACGTTGAAGATGTTATAA